The following are from one region of the Lacinutrix sp. Bg11-31 genome:
- a CDS encoding co-chaperone GroES yields MSKINIKPLADRVLVEALPAETQTASGLYIPDSAQEKQHKGTVVAIGNGKKDEPLTVKVGDTVLYGKYSGSEIKLEGTNYLMMREEDIMAII; encoded by the coding sequence ATGAGCAAAATAAACATTAAACCACTAGCAGATCGTGTACTAGTTGAAGCACTTCCTGCTGAAACGCAAACTGCTTCTGGACTATATATTCCAGATAGCGCACAAGAGAAACAACATAAAGGTACTGTTGTAGCTATTGGAAACGGAAAAAAAGACGAACCACTTACTGTTAAAGTTGGAGATACTGTACTTTACGGAAAGTATTCTGGTTCTGAAATTAAGTTAGAAGGTACAAACTATTTAATGATGCGTGAGGAAGATATAATGGCAATCATTTAA
- the secG gene encoding preprotein translocase subunit SecG, with protein MGQFTIFLILIVIVAFLLIVVIMVQNPKGGGLSSSFGGGGTQQLGGVKKTTDFLDKSTWTLATILVALILVSSLSIPRAGATGDSKALDENAITVPVTPAPAPAVDNTTQETEDDN; from the coding sequence ATGGGACAGTTTACAATATTTTTAATACTAATTGTTATAGTTGCCTTTTTACTAATAGTAGTAATAATGGTACAAAACCCTAAAGGTGGAGGATTATCTTCTTCTTTTGGAGGAGGTGGAACACAGCAATTAGGAGGAGTGAAGAAAACAACAGACTTTTTAGATAAAAGTACTTGGACATTAGCTACTATTTTAGTGGCATTAATTTTAGTGTCTAGCTTATCTATTCCACGTGCTGGAGCAACAGGAGATTCTAAGGCCTTAGATGAAAATGCTATAACAGTACCTGTAACACCTGCACCTGCACCAGCTGTAGACAATACAACTCAAGAAACAGAAGATGACAACTAA
- the groL gene encoding chaperonin GroEL (60 kDa chaperone family; promotes refolding of misfolded polypeptides especially under stressful conditions; forms two stacked rings of heptamers to form a barrel-shaped 14mer; ends can be capped by GroES; misfolded proteins enter the barrel where they are refolded when GroES binds), with protein sequence MAKSIKFDIEARDGLKRGVDALANAVKVTLGPKGRNVIISRSFGAPIVTKDGVSVAKEIELENPLENMGAQMVKEVASKTNDLAGDGTTTATVLAQAIVKEGLKNVAAGANPMDLKRGIDKAVKAIVEDLGKQAKEVKNSSEMIKQVASISANNDELIGDLIAKAFGKVGKEGVITVEESKGTDTYVEVVEGMQFDRGYLSPYFVTDSEKMIADLENPYILLYDKKVSTMKDLLPILEPVAQTGKPLLIIAEDVDGEALATLVVNKLRGSLKIAAVKAPGFGDRRKAMLEDIAILTGGTVISEERGFTLENASIEMLGTAERITIDKDNSTVVNGSGDKDLIKNRVNQIKSQIESTTSDYDKEKLQERLAKLAGGVAVLYVGAASEVEMKEKKDRVDDALNATRAAVEEGIVAGGGVALVRAKAVLGKITTENLDETTGIQIVARAIEAPLRTIVENAGGEGSVVVNKVSEGKKDFGYDAKSEQYVDMLKAGIIDPKKVTRIALENAASVAGMILTTECALIDIKEDAPAGGMPMGGGMPGMM encoded by the coding sequence ATGGCAAAAAGCATAAAATTTGATATAGAAGCTCGCGACGGATTAAAACGTGGTGTAGATGCATTAGCAAATGCAGTAAAAGTAACTTTAGGACCAAAAGGAAGAAACGTAATTATTAGCCGTTCTTTTGGAGCGCCTATTGTTACTAAAGATGGTGTTAGTGTTGCAAAAGAAATTGAGTTAGAAAACCCATTAGAAAATATGGGAGCTCAAATGGTAAAAGAAGTAGCTTCTAAAACTAACGATTTAGCTGGTGATGGTACTACAACTGCAACTGTTTTAGCGCAAGCAATTGTAAAAGAAGGTTTAAAAAATGTTGCCGCAGGTGCAAATCCTATGGATTTAAAACGTGGTATCGACAAAGCGGTAAAAGCTATTGTTGAAGATTTAGGAAAACAAGCTAAAGAGGTTAAAAACTCTTCTGAAATGATTAAGCAGGTAGCTTCAATCTCTGCAAATAACGATGAGCTTATTGGTGATTTAATTGCTAAAGCTTTTGGTAAAGTTGGAAAAGAAGGTGTTATTACTGTTGAAGAATCTAAAGGTACTGATACGTATGTAGAAGTAGTTGAAGGTATGCAGTTTGACAGAGGTTACTTATCTCCTTACTTTGTAACAGATAGCGAAAAAATGATTGCTGATTTAGAGAATCCTTACATATTATTATATGACAAAAAGGTTTCTACAATGAAGGATTTATTGCCAATTTTAGAACCAGTTGCACAAACAGGAAAGCCTTTATTAATTATTGCTGAAGATGTAGATGGTGAAGCATTAGCAACTTTAGTAGTTAATAAATTACGTGGTTCTTTAAAAATTGCTGCTGTAAAAGCACCAGGTTTTGGAGACAGACGTAAAGCAATGTTAGAGGATATTGCTATTTTAACTGGAGGAACTGTAATTTCTGAAGAAAGAGGATTTACTCTTGAAAACGCTTCAATTGAAATGCTTGGTACTGCAGAACGTATTACTATAGACAAAGACAACTCTACAGTTGTTAATGGATCTGGAGATAAAGATTTAATTAAAAATCGTGTTAACCAGATTAAATCTCAAATAGAATCTACAACTAGCGACTACGATAAAGAAAAACTACAAGAACGTCTTGCTAAATTAGCAGGTGGTGTTGCAGTACTTTATGTTGGTGCAGCTAGTGAAGTAGAAATGAAAGAAAAGAAAGATCGTGTTGACGATGCTTTAAATGCTACAAGAGCAGCTGTGGAAGAAGGTATTGTTGCAGGTGGTGGTGTTGCTTTAGTGAGAGCAAAAGCCGTTTTAGGTAAAATTACTACAGAAAACTTAGACGAAACTACAGGAATACAAATTGTTGCACGTGCTATTGAAGCGCCTTTAAGAACAATTGTAGAGAATGCAGGTGGAGAAGGTAGTGTTGTAGTAAACAAAGTATCTGAAGGTAAAAAAGACTTTGGTTACGATGCTAAATCTGAACAATATGTAGATATGCTTAAAGCTGGTATTATCGATCCCAAAAAAGTAACTAGAATTGCATTAGAAAACGCTGCTTCTGTTGCCGGAATGATATTAACTACCGAGTGTGCTTTAATTGATATTAAAGAAGATGCTCCTGCTGGCGGAATGCCAATGGGTGGAGGTATGCCAGGCATGATGTAA